TAACTAATTCAAAATATCAATTTTCtagaaaatagattttatattaatttttaatttactcAATTAGTTTTTGttcacaaatattaaatttaattgaaatgtaaacttaattataatatagatcATACAAAGATGATATATTaagtttatttgaaaattagtttttagttgaatttataatgtaaatattagaccatctccaatgtattttgctattttcacctctaaaataggggaactctataatagaggtgaTATATGCTTTAATGTATTTCCTTAAAATAGCAATCTctaaaatatagagtaaaaaatagaggaatgttatttcttcctctataaatagaggaaaaaatagaaatctctattatagaggaagaaatagaggtgggttggagcaatttcacctctaaatgctattatagaggtgaaaatagcaataagttggagatggtcttagaaCTGCAGTTGAAACACTCCAAATAGCAAAAGTAATTAGTTCTACCAGTGGTTCTTAGTTCCACTAGTGGTTCTGCATTTTTCTTCATGGTAAAGAACTGTTTTCATATTAGCTGGCTTTAAATTGAGTGTGTATATAATATGCGTTTCTCTTACTCTTATGGTCATAGAATGGTTATTCTTCCTCCAAGTTTAACAAGGTATTGGTATTACTACCTACATTAAATTAAGCTTTGTCTCATCATCTCTCTCGCAATTGGATATGTTATCTGCTGATTTGTGTCCTAAGTGATGATAGAACATAACCACACTGTATCGTATAACATATTAAATTGATGTCACAGCCAAAATAGAAAcattaacaacaacaaaaaggtAAAAGAAAGAAGTATTAATTAGGAAAAAATCCAGTATAAGCAACCACACAAgatttgaaaaacaaaagtcATAGAGCAAGAACACTACAGAGTAGATTATCTTTTTCACTTGAAGCACTTGGCGTCCAAGAGAGCTTCACCTTCAAATGGCTCTGCGTCTTCAATCATCTGGCTAACACGCTCCTTCTGAGCTTCGTCAGAGATGTCAACCTTAGTCCACTCGTAAAGCTCCATGTCATACACCTCGTCCATCACGAATTTGGGGATCTCTGGTCCACGGAACAACCACAAACCCTTCACCTTGAACGGACCCTCTGACCCGCAGATAAGCATCTTTCCAAAGGCGTATTTACGTGCCAAGTCCATGCGCTGAAGGAACCCTCCTACCTTGTTGAGCGTGACAAAGGACACCATGTTCTCGTCGTTGTACTTGTAGTCACAGAACCATAGTGAGTATCCCTCTGGGTCATACATGTCCCAGAACCCTGCATTGGCCAACAACGATATTTTAACATGGTGATGTGCTTCATCTTGATAATTGTAAGACTAGGTAAAGAGAATGATATCACCACATACCTTTAATAGCAACCTCACGGAAGTTAGATTTGGTGTTGGAGTAAAGCCTCTTCCACTCATCGAGAACCATTGGGCTTGGTGGTAGCAAGTCAAGAGGGTTCTTTGCTTTTGGCTTTGGCGCCTCTTCCTCTTCGACAGGCTTAGGTGCCTCTGCTGCAGGGGCTTCCTTTTTCTTAGGCTGCTCCTTGGGCTTTGCAGGCTGACCGGCTTTCTTGATAGGGGGGACAGATTCAGTCTGTTTGACATCACCCACCACCTTCTTGAAGTTTGGGTGGTTGATCAAGGTCCAGAAGTACCTCTCAACGTGAGGGAAAGCAGATGTGAAGCTCTTGGTCATGACAGTGGAAAATCCCAGGTTCAAGTTGCAGACGGTGATGATATCAGCGAGGGTAACAGAGTGTCCAACAAGGTAAGTGTTGGAGGTGAGATGGGTGTTCAGAGCCTCGAGTCCTCTTTTCAAAGCAGAGATCGCAGCTTCCTCACCCTTCATACAAAGAATCAGGTGTCTTTACTGATCTAGTGGAAGAGTGTAACCTAGATGTGATCAAAGAGGCAACTAAAAGTGAGAAAAAGCTTACCGGAACACTGTATGGCATAAAGCCCATTCTAGGGACGAACCAGTTGAAGATGTTTCCATAAATTTCATTTGTGGAGAAATCGATCCATTGCTCAACATGTGCCtgcaaagtaaaaaaaaacaaacatgtaGATAAACATCGAGAATACAAAACGAATAGACAGAGTGCAATCCGATTAGAGAAGCTCTGGAAAACTTACAGATTCGATCAGGGAGGAGCCGTTCAAGGAATTGTCACCGTTCAATCTGCTTACTGCAATGGGATATCAAAAACAACCATTATACCAAAATGACAAAGAGCAAGTAAAGCAGATATGGAAAGACAAAAGAAGGAGAAAGATTTAATTACCATAACGGGCAATGGCGTTGCTCTCAAAGATAGGGCCCTCAGGAGTCTCAAGTACAGGAATCTAGCAGCAAGACAAAATAGTTACTGCTTATTAGCTTCAACCAAGActcaaaaaaagatttaaaacagcaacaagttaatatttttaagaaaaagaaaacctttCCCAAAGGGTTCATCTTGAGGAACTCAGGGGTTTTGTTGGTGACGCCCATCTCAAAGCCAGAAGGCATATCGATCTTGACACCAGTGAACTCTGCGGCAATGAATGCCTTGTCAGAGTTTTTGTTTCCCTTGTACGAGTGCATCACCTGTGTAACACACATAACATATCAGGATAAATGATTTTCTAAACCCTCTCTACATATCCAATCAATCGAGCTAACAGAGATTTTATCAAGTCTATATGTTCAGATTAAATGATCGATTATAATAACTAGACGAGTGATCTAAGCAGAGCGTTGCATCAACGTGTCGAAAGATGATGCGATCGTAACATAGTAAGCTGAGAAACTCACCAAAGCCATTGCTCAGATCGGAGAATATATATACCAGCTAGCTTTGGTGCTTCTGATAATCGGATCTGGTTCCATGGAAAAAAACATCATAGTAGTGAGAGTTTGCAATTTGATACGATCATCGATGAATAAGAAAAAGCTAAGCTAAGCTGGAGAATAC
This Raphanus sativus cultivar WK10039 unplaced genomic scaffold, ASM80110v3 Scaffold3266, whole genome shotgun sequence DNA region includes the following protein-coding sequences:
- the LOC108819203 gene encoding probable elongation factor 1-gamma 1, which gives rise to MALVMHSYKGNKNSDKAFIAAEFTGVKIDMPSGFEMGVTNKTPEFLKMNPLGKIPVLETPEGPIFESNAIARYVSRLNGDNSLNGSSLIESAHVEQWIDFSTNEIYGNIFNWFVPRMGFMPYSVPGEEAAISALKRGLEALNTHLTSNTYLVGHSVTLADIITVCNLNLGFSTVMTKSFTSAFPHVERYFWTLINHPNFKKVVGDVKQTESVPPIKKAGQPAKPKEQPKKKEAPAAEAPKPVEEEEAPKPKAKNPLDLLPPSPMVLDEWKRLYSNTKSNFREVAIKGFWDMYDPEGYSLWFCDYKYNDENMVSFVTLNKVGGFLQRMDLARKYAFGKMLICGSEGPFKVKGLWLFRGPEIPKFVMDEVYDMELYEWTKVDISDEAQKERVSQMIEDAEPFEGEALLDAKCFK